Proteins encoded in a region of the Elizabethkingia bruuniana genome:
- the secE gene encoding preprotein translocase subunit SecE: MSLISFLKDSFIEFKDKVEWPKWPQLQSSTTVVAIATILLAVFTFGIDTLFSEAIKNIYTLLIGAFN, encoded by the coding sequence ATGAGTTTAATAAGTTTTCTTAAAGATTCTTTCATAGAATTTAAAGATAAGGTAGAATGGCCAAAGTGGCCTCAGTTGCAGTCTTCTACTACGGTAGTTGCGATAGCTACTATTCTGCTTGCTGTTTTTACTTTCGGGATAGATACGCTTTTTAGTGAAGCTATCAAGAATATTTATACTCTATTAATTGGTGCTTTTAACTAA
- the tuf gene encoding elongation factor Tu has protein sequence MAKETFNRNKPHLNIGTIGHVDHGKTTLTAAISKVLSDKGLAEKKDFSAIDSAPEEKERGITINTAHIEYETENRHYAHVDCPGHADYVKNMVTGAAQMDGAILVCAATDGPMPQTREHILLCRQVNVPRIVVFMNKVDMVDDPELLELVELELRDLLSTYEYDGDNSPVIQGSALGALNGDEKWVATVDALMEAVDTWIEQPVRDSDKPFLMPIEDVFSITGRGTVATGRIEAGVINTGDPVDIVGMGDEKLTSTITGVEMFRKILDRGEAGDNVGLLLRGIEKTDIKRGMVIAKKDSVKPHKKFKAEVYILSKEEGGRHTPFHNKYRPQFYVRTTDVTGEIFLPEGVEMVMPGDNLTITVELLQPIALNDGLRFAIREGGRTVGAGQVTEILD, from the coding sequence ATGGCAAAGGAAACGTTTAATCGTAACAAACCACACCTTAACATTGGTACTATTGGTCACGTTGACCATGGTAAAACTACTTTGACTGCTGCTATCAGTAAAGTATTATCAGATAAAGGTCTTGCTGAGAAAAAAGACTTCTCTGCAATTGACTCTGCACCTGAAGAAAAAGAAAGAGGTATTACTATCAATACTGCACACATCGAGTATGAAACTGAAAACAGACACTATGCTCACGTTGACTGTCCAGGTCACGCCGACTATGTAAAAAACATGGTAACTGGTGCTGCTCAAATGGACGGAGCTATCTTAGTATGTGCTGCTACAGATGGTCCAATGCCTCAAACTAGAGAACACATCCTACTTTGCCGTCAGGTAAACGTACCTAGAATTGTTGTGTTCATGAACAAAGTTGACATGGTAGATGATCCAGAATTGTTAGAGCTTGTTGAGCTTGAACTTAGAGATCTATTATCTACTTACGAATATGATGGTGATAACTCTCCAGTAATTCAAGGTTCTGCTCTTGGTGCTCTTAACGGAGACGAGAAATGGGTAGCTACTGTAGATGCTCTAATGGAAGCTGTTGATACTTGGATCGAGCAACCAGTAAGAGATTCTGATAAGCCATTCCTTATGCCAATCGAAGACGTATTCTCTATTACAGGTAGAGGTACTGTTGCAACTGGTAGAATCGAGGCTGGTGTAATCAACACAGGTGATCCTGTTGACATCGTAGGTATGGGTGACGAGAAGTTAACTTCTACTATTACAGGTGTTGAGATGTTTAGAAAAATCCTAGACAGAGGTGAAGCTGGTGATAACGTAGGTCTATTGTTGAGAGGTATTGAAAAAACTGACATCAAGAGAGGTATGGTTATCGCTAAGAAAGATTCAGTTAAGCCACACAAGAAATTCAAAGCTGAGGTTTATATCCTTTCTAAAGAAGAAGGTGGACGTCACACTCCATTCCACAACAAATACCGTCCTCAGTTCTATGTAAGAACTACTGACGTTACAGGTGAAATCTTCTTACCAGAAGGTGTAGAAATGGTAATGCCTGGTGATAACTTAACTATCACTGTAGAATTGTTACAACCAATCGCTCTTAACGACGGACTTAGATTCGCGATCAGAGAAGGTGGTAGAACAGTAGGTGCTGGTCAGGTTACTGAAATCTTAGACTAA
- the hpf gene encoding ribosome hibernation-promoting factor, HPF/YfiA family, whose amino-acid sequence MKITVQSFGLTPHAPLEEHIEKKVNKLETFYDRIQSCKVLLKVENTADKENKTAEVILDIPGEDIVVKKTSASFEESIDSCVDAAKKLLIKKKETA is encoded by the coding sequence ATGAAAATTACTGTACAATCCTTTGGATTAACCCCTCATGCTCCGTTAGAAGAACATATTGAGAAAAAAGTAAACAAACTGGAAACATTCTATGACAGAATTCAGTCATGTAAAGTTCTTTTGAAAGTTGAAAATACAGCGGATAAAGAAAATAAAACAGCTGAGGTTATTTTGGATATTCCGGGGGAAGATATCGTTGTTAAGAAAACATCGGCAAGTTTTGAGGAAAGTATTGACAGTTGCGTGGATGCAGCTAAAAAGCTGTTAATCAAGAAAAAAGAAACTGCGTAG
- a CDS encoding tyrosine-type recombinase/integrase codes for MALIDKFLEYIRVEKRYSENTVTSYKKDLRDFMAFLMDTEGIEDTLQVDKKIVRNFIISLNEKKLTNRSINRKLSSLRSYYLFLMKVGDIKVSPLEAIDSLKFYAEKQIPMSQEEMEELQQVFTEKPDILTKAIIETLYQTGMRKSELCTLQFHDVDFSSRILKVHGKGNKQRQIPMSPDLENILQEYLAERNSLPDYNHLFFVNHRGKKLTEKFVYSKVNFYLSYVSSKKKKSPHMLRHSFATHVLDNGAEIFAVKEILGHASLASTQVYTNASIEQLKKVINQAHPRATKKDEL; via the coding sequence ATGGCACTTATAGATAAGTTTCTCGAATATATAAGAGTTGAGAAGCGTTACTCGGAAAACACGGTTACCAGTTACAAAAAAGATCTCCGTGATTTTATGGCTTTTCTCATGGATACGGAAGGGATAGAAGATACGTTACAGGTTGATAAAAAGATTGTACGGAACTTTATTATATCTCTGAATGAAAAAAAGCTTACTAATAGAAGTATAAATCGTAAACTATCTAGTCTGCGGAGCTACTATTTGTTTCTGATGAAGGTAGGGGATATAAAAGTATCGCCACTGGAAGCAATAGATTCTTTAAAGTTCTATGCCGAAAAGCAGATTCCGATGTCTCAGGAAGAGATGGAGGAATTGCAGCAGGTTTTTACAGAAAAGCCCGATATCCTTACGAAAGCAATTATTGAAACCCTTTATCAGACAGGAATGAGAAAGTCTGAATTGTGTACACTTCAGTTTCACGATGTAGATTTTAGCAGCCGAATCCTGAAAGTACATGGTAAAGGAAATAAACAAAGACAGATTCCAATGTCTCCTGATCTGGAAAATATCCTTCAGGAATACCTTGCGGAAAGGAATTCTCTACCTGATTATAATCATCTCTTTTTTGTCAATCACAGAGGGAAGAAACTGACTGAAAAGTTTGTTTATTCCAAAGTAAACTTCTATCTTAGTTATGTTAGTTCTAAGAAGAAGAAAAGCCCGCATATGCTCCGGCATAGTTTTGCAACACATGTGTTGGATAACGGCGCGGAGATATTTGCGGTAAAAGAAATCTTAGGTCATGCTAGCCTTGCAAGTACGCAAGTGTACACTAATGCAAGTATTGAACAGTTGAAAAAAGTGATTAACCAGGCTCATCCAAGAGCCACAAAAAAAGATGAATTATGA
- the rpsU gene encoding 30S ribosomal protein S21 produces the protein MLIIPVKDGESIDRALKKYKRKFDKTGVVRKLRARQQFVKPSVTHRQKIQKAAHKQRGVSQEEQA, from the coding sequence ATGTTAATAATTCCAGTAAAAGACGGAGAATCTATCGATAGAGCTCTAAAGAAGTACAAAAGAAAATTTGATAAAACAGGTGTTGTAAGAAAGCTAAGAGCTAGACAACAGTTTGTTAAACCTTCTGTGACTCATAGACAAAAGATTCAAAAAGCAGCTCACAAGCAAAGAGGCGTTAGCCAGGAAGAACAAGCATAA
- a CDS encoding UvrD-helicase domain-containing protein, producing MNTYTVINASAGSGKTYSLIKNLLKICLRNNRPEIIRNILALTFTNKAANEMKERILSWLGDFTSDRYMDIQALTDIQKELKAEGIHLTLEDLHYRSKNLLDYILHHYSALNISTIDKFNTRLIRSFAYELGLPQNFNLEINAAPFLLEAVDQTLDKIGDNEQLSVAFMDYVNYNLDNQKRENLQKTLFDSAKNFNSDIHYFTLGKNKNFDWDAYSDEKEKLRKEIKQLMKDAKEKALSSVELIKSRDLLTEDFAGGKVNSIAVFFEKYLNTESPALPTNSEEKALENYNKLSGAKSKNRADEIAAILPILLDNRKNIILNHLEIEKKKKIHTALLPLKVNKEIQDQLKFIEDENDLLMLSRFNVLINEQLRDEPSAFIYEKVGEQYQHYFFDEFQDTSFLQWQNFLPLRDHILSEESTSFTLVGDPKQSIYRFRGGDAQLMLDIINKKEETPRYADIHNLEHNYRSSYNIVEFNNKLYQYLSDFVEEDYRDIFGTLAQQRPHSENAGRVKINLVENNSADVFFDDVAEKMKNDIQECLDNGFSFSDIAILCRGNNDILKFSQSLSALEVDYKNEKQFIRTISEKGLTLDLSSTINAVIQYLLWYSFPKNRRYLVLCLYYLNKSGRINIEDFSAELSDILLAENTLSLQEKVEEKYKLKLTSDIPNLNTYSFIESILQEFSVKGKETDYLINFLELLYGFFQNMAATLKDFLQYWQEEGHSISIQASENTDAINLMTIHKSKGLEFPVVFLPMRNSHKDTQFNDWYDISDSREQPLQTVNLTSFNKDLAQYDHSMTSFNEENTYKNKIDRFCIQYVATTRAVEQMFFYIQKPGKTSGYLEIYDFIAGQKNTDEDSFDFFETDEKHLLKQHKKTKQHTGQDLHIGSLRASDETFSTEIKIATPSKSYQERNESVKTGIFTHQILEKVVTKDDAPYVLKQYLLDGTITQAEFEAVQIRLNKLFEAYPQYFDGHYEVINERDILFSDKGESRLLRTDRLLKAPEGWIIIDFKTGAEREKYEAQIDIYKRALEKSGEKVWKVEVLYI from the coding sequence ATGAACACTTATACCGTTATAAATGCCTCTGCAGGCTCCGGGAAGACCTATAGTCTTATCAAAAATCTCCTGAAGATCTGCCTACGCAATAACAGACCTGAAATTATCCGAAATATTCTGGCGCTCACTTTCACCAATAAAGCGGCCAATGAAATGAAGGAAAGGATTCTGTCGTGGCTTGGGGACTTCACATCGGATCGTTATATGGATATTCAGGCATTGACTGATATTCAGAAAGAATTGAAAGCAGAAGGTATTCACCTGACTCTGGAAGACCTTCATTACAGATCCAAAAATTTACTGGATTACATCCTCCATCATTATTCAGCACTGAATATTAGTACTATTGATAAATTCAACACCAGATTAATTCGCTCTTTCGCCTACGAACTGGGATTGCCTCAGAATTTCAATCTGGAAATTAATGCCGCCCCCTTTCTTCTGGAAGCAGTAGACCAGACACTGGATAAAATTGGTGATAATGAGCAGCTTTCTGTAGCATTTATGGATTATGTAAACTACAATCTGGATAATCAGAAGCGAGAGAACCTACAGAAGACTTTATTCGATAGTGCAAAGAACTTCAATAGTGACATTCATTATTTTACCTTAGGAAAGAATAAGAATTTTGACTGGGATGCTTATTCTGATGAAAAAGAAAAGTTGAGGAAAGAAATAAAGCAACTGATGAAAGATGCTAAAGAAAAAGCTCTTTCGTCTGTTGAGCTAATAAAGTCCCGCGATTTGTTAACAGAAGATTTTGCTGGTGGTAAAGTAAACAGTATTGCTGTCTTTTTTGAAAAATATCTAAATACTGAATCCCCTGCCCTTCCTACCAACTCGGAGGAAAAAGCTTTGGAAAACTACAATAAGCTGTCCGGTGCCAAATCTAAAAACCGTGCCGATGAGATCGCTGCTATTCTCCCTATTCTTTTGGATAACAGAAAAAACATTATCCTTAATCATCTGGAAATAGAAAAGAAGAAGAAGATCCATACAGCTCTCCTTCCATTGAAAGTAAATAAAGAGATACAGGACCAGCTAAAATTTATTGAAGACGAAAATGACTTGCTAATGCTCTCCCGCTTCAATGTATTAATCAACGAACAACTCCGTGATGAGCCTTCCGCATTTATCTATGAAAAAGTTGGTGAGCAATATCAACATTATTTTTTCGACGAGTTTCAGGATACTTCATTCCTGCAATGGCAGAATTTCCTTCCTCTTCGGGATCATATTCTTTCCGAAGAAAGTACCAGCTTTACTCTTGTAGGCGATCCAAAACAAAGTATATACAGATTCCGGGGCGGAGATGCACAATTGATGCTGGACATTATTAATAAAAAGGAGGAGACTCCCAGATATGCAGATATTCATAATCTGGAGCATAATTACCGGAGTAGTTATAACATTGTAGAATTTAACAACAAACTATACCAGTATCTTTCTGATTTTGTGGAGGAAGATTATCGCGACATATTTGGTACTCTGGCGCAGCAGAGGCCACATTCGGAAAATGCAGGCCGCGTAAAAATAAACCTTGTAGAAAACAATAGTGCAGATGTTTTCTTTGACGATGTAGCCGAAAAAATGAAAAATGATATTCAGGAATGCCTGGACAATGGTTTTAGTTTTTCAGATATTGCTATTTTATGTCGAGGCAATAATGATATTCTAAAGTTCTCCCAGTCGCTTTCGGCTCTGGAAGTAGATTATAAAAATGAAAAACAATTTATCCGGACTATTTCAGAAAAAGGACTCACACTCGATCTTTCTTCAACTATCAATGCTGTTATCCAGTATCTGCTATGGTATTCGTTTCCGAAAAACAGAAGATATCTTGTTCTTTGCCTTTACTATCTGAATAAATCGGGTCGTATAAACATAGAAGACTTCAGTGCTGAACTTTCTGATATCCTATTGGCTGAAAATACCTTGTCACTGCAAGAGAAAGTAGAGGAAAAATACAAACTGAAGCTTACTTCCGATATTCCAAATCTCAATACCTATAGTTTTATCGAAAGTATTTTACAGGAATTTTCGGTAAAAGGAAAGGAAACCGATTACCTCATCAATTTTCTGGAACTTTTATATGGCTTCTTCCAAAATATGGCAGCCACACTAAAAGATTTCCTTCAGTACTGGCAGGAAGAGGGGCATTCTATAAGTATCCAGGCTTCAGAAAACACAGATGCCATTAACCTGATGACGATTCATAAATCTAAAGGACTTGAATTCCCTGTCGTTTTTCTTCCTATGAGAAACAGCCACAAGGATACTCAGTTTAATGACTGGTATGACATTTCGGATTCCAGAGAACAGCCTTTACAAACAGTAAACCTTACTTCTTTTAATAAAGATCTCGCACAATATGATCATAGCATGACATCTTTTAATGAAGAAAACACCTATAAAAATAAAATCGACAGGTTTTGTATTCAGTATGTAGCAACTACAAGAGCGGTAGAGCAAATGTTTTTCTATATTCAGAAACCAGGAAAAACTTCGGGATATCTGGAAATATATGATTTTATTGCGGGGCAAAAGAATACTGATGAGGATAGTTTCGATTTTTTCGAAACAGATGAAAAGCATTTGCTAAAACAACATAAAAAAACAAAACAGCATACAGGACAAGATCTTCACATTGGCTCGTTAAGAGCTTCTGATGAAACCTTCAGTACTGAAATAAAAATTGCGACACCTTCCAAAAGCTATCAGGAACGAAATGAAAGTGTAAAAACGGGTATATTCACTCACCAAATTCTGGAAAAGGTTGTTACAAAAGATGACGCTCCATATGTTCTGAAACAATATTTACTGGATGGTACTATTACTCAGGCGGAATTCGAAGCTGTACAGATTAGGCTGAATAAATTATTTGAAGCATATCCGCAGTATTTCGATGGTCATTATGAAGTTATTAATGAACGGGATATTCTGTTTTCTGATAAGGGAGAATCCCGCTTACTGCGTACCGACCGTTTGCTAAAAGCACCTGAAGGCTGGATTATTATAGACTTTAAAACGGGAGCCGAACGGGAAAAATATGAAGCCCAGATCGATATCTATAAAAGGGCATTAGAAAAATCCGGAGAAAAAGTCTGGAAAGTGGAGGTATTATATATATAA
- a CDS encoding GLPGLI family protein: MNRKITFFIFLLIINQYFTQSIKEESVNRFTYELTYKIDSTDLGDVRKELFFLDVLGKESRFASQNKLMKDSVIYSVAVTNDAAAALSMMGRMKTKFNYNIYTNSDKQEQMIVETIGMKNYKYQFPLPKMNWKIEDEVKKIGVYNCQKATLAIGGRKWIAWFTPDIPLNFGPYKFQGLPGLIVSVSDEKSHYSFMLHGNKKEKVLFSPLTIQRVTEIKPKDLAKLRENTDGVGVFNMSGFQLSPEMQREAEKRLKERKKKENNLLELKSFEVF; the protein is encoded by the coding sequence ATGAATAGAAAAATTACTTTTTTTATTTTCCTTTTAATCATCAATCAATATTTTACCCAAAGTATTAAAGAGGAAAGCGTGAACAGATTCACGTATGAACTTACCTATAAAATAGATTCAACAGATTTGGGAGATGTAAGAAAAGAACTGTTTTTTCTGGATGTCTTAGGAAAAGAGTCGCGCTTTGCCAGTCAGAACAAGCTGATGAAAGATTCTGTCATTTATTCTGTTGCTGTTACCAACGATGCCGCAGCAGCGCTTTCGATGATGGGACGGATGAAAACAAAATTTAACTATAATATTTATACCAATTCGGATAAACAGGAGCAGATGATTGTAGAAACAATTGGTATGAAAAATTATAAATACCAGTTCCCACTCCCGAAAATGAACTGGAAGATTGAAGATGAGGTTAAGAAGATTGGTGTATACAATTGCCAGAAAGCAACGTTGGCAATAGGCGGCCGAAAATGGATAGCATGGTTCACACCAGATATTCCATTGAATTTTGGACCATATAAGTTTCAGGGATTGCCGGGATTGATTGTTTCAGTTTCGGATGAAAAATCTCATTATTCCTTTATGTTGCACGGAAATAAAAAAGAAAAGGTACTCTTTTCTCCACTGACAATACAGCGGGTGACTGAAATAAAACCTAAAGATCTAGCAAAGCTGCGGGAAAATACTGATGGAGTAGGGGTGTTTAATATGAGTGGTTTCCAGCTAAGCCCTGAAATGCAACGTGAAGCAGAAAAGAGGTTGAAGGAAAGAAAAAAGAAAGAAAATAATCTTCTGGAGTTAAAGTCATTTGAAGTATTTTAA
- a CDS encoding GLPGLI family protein: protein MKNQTLIFLFCFLASLIKSQKIEFNGEIPMRFFSFSGETLDKSQQNIYYEFSFIKRSKSKIQTICILELGKSKSKFSDLNSIKSDSLTKIYNTQKRVTNEEFNKLFQMRGKWNNVLIKDRDNKTIIVQDRVLNAYQYDEKQPDFNWKLETETKIILGYNCNRATTQYRGRKYVAWYTTGIPISNGPYVFEGLPGLIMEIEDSKDEFHFKAVAMDKIPREIYRRNDKEIRIVTREQFRKLAKDYHENPGYYLGETYDAAGNQIRDRGKSIPYNPIEKE, encoded by the coding sequence ATGAAAAATCAGACCTTAATATTTTTATTTTGCTTTTTAGCAAGTCTCATTAAATCTCAGAAGATTGAATTTAATGGAGAAATTCCAATGAGATTCTTTTCTTTTAGTGGAGAGACGCTGGATAAGAGCCAGCAAAATATCTATTATGAATTCTCTTTTATTAAGAGATCGAAATCCAAGATACAAACGATATGTATTTTAGAATTAGGCAAATCAAAATCAAAATTTTCTGATCTTAATAGTATTAAGTCTGATTCCCTCACGAAGATTTATAATACCCAAAAAAGGGTTACAAATGAAGAATTTAATAAATTGTTTCAAATGAGAGGTAAGTGGAATAATGTTTTAATAAAAGATAGGGATAATAAAACAATTATAGTTCAGGATCGTGTTCTTAACGCTTATCAATATGATGAAAAGCAGCCTGATTTTAATTGGAAACTTGAAACTGAAACTAAGATAATACTAGGATACAATTGTAATAGAGCTACAACGCAATACCGAGGACGGAAATATGTAGCCTGGTATACTACTGGAATTCCTATTAGTAATGGACCTTATGTTTTTGAAGGACTTCCGGGACTAATTATGGAAATAGAAGATAGTAAAGATGAGTTTCATTTTAAAGCGGTTGCAATGGATAAAATACCAAGAGAAATCTATAGAAGAAATGATAAGGAAATTCGAATTGTTACCCGAGAGCAATTCAGAAAACTTGCAAAGGATTATCATGAAAACCCAGGTTACTATCTGGGAGAGACTTATGATGCGGCTGGAAACCAGATACGAGACAGAGGAAAGTCTATTCCCTATAATCCGATTGAAAAAGAATAA
- the uvrC gene encoding excinuclease ABC subunit UvrC, protein MNPNLELQLKTLPQDPGVYRYYDKDNNLLYVGKAKNLKKRVLSYFNKNHGGYRTRIMVSKIIRLETTIVNSEYDALLLENNLIKELNPYYNVMLKDDKTYPWICIKNESFPRVFLTRNVIKDGSEYYGPYAKPRQAKILIDTIKKIYKLRTCNLNLSPDKIDDGKYKVCLEYHIKNCLGPCEGLESEEEYNDKIKAIRGIIKGDYKIARQYLTDQMMHFAEKMEFENAQMVKERLEILEDYQTHSMVVNAYIDDVDVFGIFSDESAAYVNYFKINNGSIVQSFTTEIKKVLEESDEEIMEEALVEIRQKFSSKSKEIYLPFHLSVEIPGAKIIVPKVGDKKRIVELSEKNAREYRLEKLKQVQIVDPERHTNRIMAEMQKNLRMPVEPRHIEGFDNSNIQGTNPVSACVVFKDGKPSKQDYRIFHVKTVEGPNDFATMEEVILRRYSRLLDEGEDLPQLILIDGGKGQLSSAVKSLKTLGLYGKITIVGIAKRLEEIFFPEDPIPLYLDKKSETLKILQRVRDEAHRFGVKHHRTRRKNSTIKSELEEIPGVGPKSIELLLSKMKSVKRIREANMETLEEILGKSKAKMVFEYFNGNENA, encoded by the coding sequence GTGAATCCCAACTTAGAACTTCAGCTAAAAACCTTACCACAAGATCCTGGTGTTTATCGTTATTATGATAAAGACAACAACTTATTATATGTAGGTAAGGCCAAAAATCTAAAAAAAAGAGTCCTCTCCTATTTCAATAAAAATCATGGCGGCTACCGTACCCGTATTATGGTATCTAAAATAATACGCCTTGAAACTACTATTGTAAATAGTGAGTACGATGCTCTTTTACTGGAAAACAATCTTATTAAGGAGCTTAATCCATATTATAATGTAATGCTGAAGGATGATAAAACCTATCCTTGGATTTGCATTAAAAATGAATCTTTTCCCAGAGTCTTTCTTACCCGAAACGTTATAAAAGACGGATCCGAATATTACGGTCCCTATGCCAAGCCCCGTCAGGCAAAGATTCTTATCGATACTATTAAGAAGATTTACAAACTCAGAACCTGTAATCTCAATCTTAGTCCGGACAAAATTGACGATGGGAAATACAAAGTATGTCTGGAATACCATATTAAGAACTGCCTTGGTCCATGTGAAGGTTTGGAATCTGAAGAGGAATATAATGATAAGATTAAAGCTATCCGTGGGATTATAAAAGGTGATTATAAAATTGCCCGACAGTATCTGACAGACCAAATGATGCATTTTGCAGAAAAAATGGAATTCGAGAATGCCCAGATGGTAAAAGAGCGTCTGGAAATCCTGGAAGACTACCAAACACACAGCATGGTCGTAAATGCTTATATAGATGATGTAGATGTTTTCGGTATTTTCTCAGACGAATCCGCGGCTTATGTTAATTATTTTAAAATCAACAATGGCTCCATCGTACAATCCTTTACTACAGAAATTAAAAAAGTTCTGGAGGAAAGTGACGAAGAAATTATGGAAGAAGCCTTAGTAGAAATTCGTCAGAAGTTTAGCTCCAAATCCAAAGAGATCTATCTTCCATTCCATCTTTCAGTAGAAATTCCGGGGGCAAAGATTATTGTACCGAAGGTTGGGGACAAAAAGCGAATTGTAGAGCTTTCCGAAAAGAATGCCCGAGAATACCGTCTGGAAAAACTAAAGCAGGTGCAAATTGTTGATCCGGAAAGGCATACCAACCGTATTATGGCAGAAATGCAGAAAAATCTGCGTATGCCTGTTGAGCCTCGGCATATAGAAGGTTTCGATAACTCGAATATTCAAGGTACAAACCCAGTGTCAGCCTGTGTTGTATTTAAAGATGGAAAACCCAGTAAACAGGATTACCGCATATTTCATGTAAAAACAGTAGAAGGTCCCAATGACTTTGCTACGATGGAAGAAGTTATTCTCCGCAGGTATAGCCGTCTTCTAGATGAGGGGGAAGATTTACCACAGTTAATCCTGATAGATGGAGGAAAAGGGCAGCTGAGTTCTGCAGTAAAAAGTCTGAAAACTCTCGGATTATACGGTAAAATAACAATCGTTGGCATTGCTAAAAGATTGGAAGAAATTTTCTTCCCGGAAGATCCTATTCCTTTATATCTGGATAAAAAATCGGAAACTCTTAAAATATTACAGCGCGTAAGAGATGAAGCCCACCGTTTTGGAGTGAAGCACCATCGTACCCGCAGAAAAAACTCGACTATAAAATCTGAACTGGAAGAAATACCGGGTGTAGGACCCAAAAGTATAGAATTGCTTCTGTCCAAAATGAAATCGGTAAAACGAATCCGTGAAGCCAATATGGAAACACTGGAAGAGATTTTGGGAAAAAGTAAAGCTAAAATGGTATTCGAATATTTTAACGGAAACGAAAATGCATAA